One Stenotrophomonas oahuensis genomic region harbors:
- a CDS encoding inorganic phosphate transporter: MLTLVLVVILAALVFEFINGFHDTANSIATVVATKVLSPGWAVMLAAFMNLIGALTGTAVALTIASGLLNTNVVDVTPQVILCALLGGIIWNLITWWKGLPSSSSHALIGGLCGAGLAAAHNNWDALIWSERIGTWAQNKGLLWKVFLPMITSPIAGFLLGIVVMMLLWAIIAGMAKVGGWLGRLARPRIVNAFFGKAQIVSAAYMGFAHGHNDAQKTMGIIAMTLIGAEATGALDDLPTWLAFLHPDASAGEGIAMWIVLTCAVVMAAGTASGGWKIIKTLGHKMVKLHPIHGFAAETSSATILTLAAHFGMPVSTTHSISTAIMGVGYAKNPRSLRFGVIERIIWAWILTIPAAGGCAYLILKLFELVGWA; encoded by the coding sequence ATGCTGACCCTCGTTCTGGTCGTGATCCTGGCTGCACTCGTCTTCGAGTTCATCAACGGCTTCCACGACACTGCCAACTCCATTGCCACGGTGGTGGCGACCAAGGTGCTGTCGCCCGGCTGGGCGGTGATGCTGGCCGCCTTCATGAACCTCATCGGCGCGCTCACCGGCACGGCGGTGGCGTTGACCATCGCCTCGGGCCTGCTCAACACCAATGTGGTCGACGTGACCCCGCAGGTGATCCTGTGCGCGCTGCTGGGCGGCATCATCTGGAACCTGATCACCTGGTGGAAGGGCCTGCCGTCCTCGTCCTCGCACGCGCTGATCGGCGGTCTGTGCGGTGCCGGTCTGGCCGCAGCCCACAACAACTGGGACGCGCTGATCTGGTCCGAGCGCATCGGCACCTGGGCCCAGAACAAGGGCCTGCTGTGGAAGGTGTTCCTGCCGATGATTACCTCGCCGATCGCGGGCTTCCTGCTCGGTATCGTGGTGATGATGCTGCTGTGGGCGATCATCGCCGGCATGGCCAAGGTCGGCGGCTGGCTGGGTCGTCTGGCCCGTCCGCGCATCGTCAATGCCTTCTTCGGCAAGGCGCAGATCGTCTCGGCGGCCTACATGGGCTTCGCCCACGGCCACAACGACGCGCAGAAGACCATGGGCATCATCGCGATGACCCTGATTGGTGCTGAAGCCACCGGCGCGCTGGACGACCTGCCGACGTGGCTGGCCTTCCTGCACCCGGACGCCAGCGCAGGCGAGGGCATCGCGATGTGGATCGTGCTGACCTGTGCCGTGGTGATGGCGGCCGGTACCGCGTCGGGCGGCTGGAAGATCATCAAGACGCTGGGCCATAAGATGGTCAAGCTGCACCCGATCCACGGCTTCGCGGCCGAAACCAGCTCGGCGACGATCCTGACCCTGGCCGCACACTTCGGCATGCCGGTGTCGACCACGCACAGCATCTCGACCGCGATCATGGGCGTGGGTTACGCCAAGAACCCGCGTTCGCTGCGTTTCGGCGTGATCGAGCGCATCATCTGGGCCTGGATCCTGACCATCCCGGCGGCGGGCGGCTGCGCCTACCTCATCCTCAAGCTGTTCGAGCTGGTTGGCTGGGCGTGA
- the parE gene encoding DNA topoisomerase IV subunit B, producing the protein MNARYNAADIEVLSGLDPVKRRPGMYTDTARPNHLAQEVIDNAVDEALAGHAHTIEVTLYKDGSCEVSDDGRGMPVDIHPEEKIPGVELILTRLHAGGKFSNKNYTFSGGLHGVGVSVVNALSTLVEVHIKREGSEHRITFRNGDRATPLEVVGSVGKKNTGTRVRFWADPKYFDTPKYNLRALRHLLRAKAVLCPGLTVKLLDEATGEQDSWYFEDGLSDYLKVELGEREMLPANLFVGSLKKDTEVVDWAVAWLPDGELVQESYVNLIPTAQHGTHANGLRTGLTEALREFCDFRNLLPRGVKLAPEDVWDRVSFVLSLKMTDPQFSGQTKERLSSRQAAGFVEGAAHDAFSLLLNQNVALGEQIAQLAIERASARLKTEKLVVRKKVTQGPALPGKLADCISQDLSRTELFLVEGDSAGGSAKQARDKDFQAIMPLRGKILNTWEVASGSVLASEEVHNLAIAIGCDPGKDDISGLRYGKVVILADADSDGLHIATLLTALFLKHFPALVAAGHVFVAMPPLFRVDVGKQVFYALDEEEKRSLLDKIEREKIKGQVSVTRFKGLGEMNPEQLRESTIHPDTRRLVQLTVDDDEQTSALMDMLLAKKRAGDRKQWLENKGDLASLEV; encoded by the coding sequence ATGAACGCCCGTTATAACGCCGCCGATATTGAAGTCCTGTCCGGCCTGGACCCGGTCAAGCGCCGTCCCGGCATGTACACCGACACTGCGCGCCCGAACCATCTGGCGCAGGAAGTGATCGACAACGCCGTCGACGAAGCCCTGGCCGGGCACGCCCACACGATCGAAGTCACCCTGTACAAGGATGGCAGCTGCGAGGTCAGCGACGACGGCCGCGGCATGCCGGTGGACATCCACCCGGAAGAAAAGATCCCGGGCGTGGAACTGATCCTCACCCGCCTGCACGCGGGCGGCAAGTTCAGCAACAAGAACTACACCTTCTCCGGCGGCCTGCACGGCGTGGGCGTCAGCGTGGTGAACGCGCTGTCGACCCTGGTGGAAGTGCACATCAAGCGCGAAGGCAGTGAGCACCGCATCACCTTCCGCAATGGCGACCGCGCCACCCCGCTGGAAGTGGTCGGCAGCGTGGGCAAGAAGAACACCGGTACCCGCGTGCGCTTCTGGGCCGACCCGAAGTACTTCGACACCCCCAAGTACAACCTGCGGGCGCTGCGCCACCTGCTGCGCGCCAAGGCGGTGCTGTGCCCGGGCCTGACCGTGAAGCTGCTCGACGAAGCCACCGGCGAGCAGGACAGCTGGTACTTCGAGGACGGCCTGAGTGACTACCTGAAGGTGGAACTGGGCGAACGCGAGATGCTGCCGGCGAACCTGTTCGTGGGTTCGCTGAAGAAGGACACCGAAGTGGTCGACTGGGCGGTGGCCTGGCTGCCGGACGGCGAACTGGTGCAGGAAAGCTACGTCAACCTGATTCCGACCGCGCAGCACGGCACCCACGCCAACGGCCTGCGCACCGGCCTGACCGAGGCGCTGCGCGAGTTCTGCGATTTCCGCAACCTGCTGCCGCGTGGCGTGAAGCTGGCCCCGGAAGACGTGTGGGACCGGGTCTCGTTCGTGCTGTCGCTGAAGATGACCGACCCGCAGTTCAGCGGCCAGACCAAGGAGCGACTGTCGTCGCGCCAGGCGGCAGGCTTCGTGGAAGGTGCCGCACATGACGCTTTCAGCCTGCTGCTGAACCAGAACGTGGCGCTGGGCGAGCAGATCGCGCAGCTGGCGATCGAGCGCGCGAGCGCGCGCCTGAAGACCGAAAAGCTGGTGGTGCGCAAGAAGGTGACCCAGGGCCCTGCCCTGCCGGGCAAGCTGGCGGACTGCATCAGCCAGGATCTTTCGCGCACCGAGCTGTTCCTGGTGGAAGGTGACTCGGCCGGCGGCAGTGCCAAGCAGGCGCGCGACAAGGACTTCCAGGCGATCATGCCGCTGCGCGGCAAGATCCTGAACACCTGGGAAGTGGCCTCGGGCAGCGTGCTGGCTTCGGAAGAAGTGCACAACCTGGCGATTGCGATCGGCTGCGATCCGGGCAAGGACGACATCAGCGGGCTGCGTTACGGCAAGGTGGTGATCCTGGCCGACGCGGACTCGGACGGCCTGCACATTGCAACGCTGCTGACGGCGCTGTTCCTGAAGCACTTCCCGGCGCTGGTCGCGGCCGGCCACGTGTTCGTGGCGATGCCGCCGCTGTTCCGCGTGGACGTGGGCAAGCAGGTGTTCTACGCACTGGACGAAGAAGAAAAGCGTTCGCTGCTGGACAAGATCGAGCGCGAGAAGATCAAGGGCCAGGTCAGCGTGACCCGCTTCAAGGGTCTGGGCGAAATGAACCCGGAGCAGCTGCGCGAATCGACCATCCACCCGGACACGCGCCGCCTGGTGCAGCTGACCGTGGACGACGACGAGCAGACCAGCGCCCTGATGGACATGCTGCTGGCCAAGAAGCGCGCGGGCGACCGCAAGCAATGGCTGGAAAACAAGGGCGACCTGGCCTCGCTGGAGGTCTAA
- a CDS encoding CTP synthase — MTPLIFVTGGVVSSLGKGIAAASLASILEARGLKVTMMKLDPYINVDPGTMSPFQHGEVYVTDDGAETDLDLGHYERFVRTRLSRKNSVTTGRIYENVIRKERRGDYLGATVQVIPHITDEIRRCMDEATEGFDVALVEIGGTVGDIESLPFLEAIRQVRTERGPEKALFMHLTLVPYIAAAGELKTKPTQHSVKELRSIGIQPDVLLCRSEQPVPDSERRKIAQFTNVSERAVISVPDVDVLYRIPFGLHEQGLDEIVINQLKLGDKAGPADLHEWQAALDATLNPQDEVTIAVVGKYVDHQDAYKSVGEALKHGGLRQRTKVNLKWLEAQDLEGTDMAALQDVDGILVPGGFGDRGFEGKVLTSKYAREQQVPYFGICYGMQAAVVDYARHVAGLEGANSTENDRQSPNPVIGLITEWRTATGDVEKRDDKSDLGGTMRLGLQEQRLKPGTLARELYGKDVVAERHRHRYEFNNRYRTQLEDAGLVIAGKSMDDTLVEVVELARDQHPWFLACQAHPEFLSTPRDGHPLFIGFISAARQRKAAR; from the coding sequence ATGACTCCCTTGATTTTCGTAACCGGCGGCGTGGTGTCCTCGCTCGGCAAAGGCATTGCCGCCGCGTCACTGGCCTCCATTCTTGAAGCGCGTGGCCTGAAGGTCACGATGATGAAGCTCGACCCGTACATCAACGTCGACCCGGGCACCATGAGCCCGTTCCAGCACGGCGAGGTGTATGTCACCGACGACGGTGCCGAAACCGACCTCGACCTGGGCCACTACGAGCGCTTCGTGCGCACCCGTCTGAGCCGCAAGAACTCGGTCACCACCGGCCGCATCTACGAGAACGTCATCCGCAAGGAACGTCGCGGCGATTACCTGGGTGCCACCGTGCAGGTCATTCCGCACATCACCGATGAAATCCGTCGCTGCATGGACGAGGCCACCGAAGGCTTCGACGTGGCCCTGGTTGAAATCGGCGGCACCGTCGGCGACATCGAGTCGCTGCCGTTCCTGGAAGCCATCCGCCAGGTGCGCACCGAGCGTGGCCCGGAAAAGGCCCTGTTCATGCACCTCACCCTGGTGCCGTACATCGCCGCCGCCGGTGAGCTGAAGACCAAGCCGACCCAGCACTCGGTCAAGGAACTGCGCTCGATCGGCATCCAGCCGGATGTCCTGTTGTGCCGCTCGGAACAGCCGGTGCCGGATTCGGAGCGCCGCAAGATCGCCCAGTTCACCAACGTCTCCGAACGCGCCGTCATCAGCGTGCCGGACGTCGACGTGCTCTATCGCATTCCGTTCGGCCTGCACGAGCAGGGCCTGGATGAGATCGTCATCAACCAGCTCAAGCTGGGCGACAAGGCCGGCCCTGCCGACCTGCACGAATGGCAGGCCGCGCTGGATGCCACCCTGAACCCCCAGGACGAAGTCACCATCGCAGTGGTCGGCAAGTACGTCGACCATCAGGACGCCTACAAGTCGGTCGGCGAGGCGCTCAAGCACGGTGGCCTGCGCCAGCGCACCAAGGTCAACCTGAAGTGGCTGGAAGCGCAGGACCTGGAAGGCACCGACATGGCGGCGCTGCAGGACGTGGACGGCATCCTGGTGCCGGGTGGCTTCGGCGACCGTGGCTTTGAAGGCAAGGTGCTGACCTCGAAGTACGCCCGCGAACAGCAGGTGCCGTATTTCGGCATCTGCTACGGCATGCAGGCCGCCGTGGTCGACTACGCCCGCCACGTGGCCGGGCTGGAAGGGGCCAACAGCACCGAGAACGACCGCCAGTCGCCGAACCCGGTGATCGGCCTGATCACCGAATGGCGCACCGCCACCGGCGACGTTGAAAAGCGCGACGACAAGAGCGACCTCGGCGGCACTATGCGCCTGGGCCTGCAGGAGCAGCGCCTGAAGCCGGGCACGCTGGCCCGCGAGCTGTACGGCAAGGACGTGGTCGCCGAGCGCCACCGCCACCGCTATGAGTTCAACAACCGCTACCGCACCCAGCTGGAAGACGCCGGGCTGGTCATTGCCGGCAAGTCGATGGACGACACCCTGGTGGAAGTGGTCGAACTGGCGCGCGACCAGCACCCGTGGTTCCTGGCCTGCCAGGCCCACCCGGAGTTCCTGTCCACCCCGCGCGACGGCCACCCGCTGTTCATCGGTTTCATCAGCGCTGCCCGCCAGCGCAAAGCCGCGCGCTGA
- the eno gene encoding phosphopyruvate hydratase, translated as MTAIRSIHAREILDSRGNPTLEAEVTLEDGSFGRAAVPSGASTGTKEAVELRDGDKTRYLGKGVRNAVGNVNTTIAAALKGFDAADQEGLDRRLIDLDGTENKGRLGANALLGVSMANAHAVAASKKQALWQYLAQGRDVTLPVPMMNIINGGAHADNNVDFQEFMVLPVGFTSFSEALRAGTEIFHSLKSVLKGHGLSTAVGDEGGFAPDFRSNVEALDTILEAIGKAGYTAGEDVLLGLDVASSEFYENGKYNLVGENKRLTSEQFVDFLADWAAQYPIITIEDGLAENDWAGWKLLTDRIGNKVQLVGDDLFVTNPKIFKEGIESGTANAILIKVNQIGTLTETLEAIAMAHNANYAAVVSHRSGETEDTTIADIAVATTATQIKTGSLCRSDRVAKYNQLLRIEEALGAGARYAGRDAFVSLKR; from the coding sequence ATGACCGCGATCCGCAGCATCCATGCCCGTGAAATCCTCGACAGCCGTGGCAATCCCACGCTGGAAGCCGAAGTCACCCTGGAGGACGGTTCGTTCGGCCGCGCCGCCGTGCCGTCGGGTGCCTCGACCGGCACCAAGGAAGCCGTGGAGCTGCGTGATGGCGACAAGACCCGCTACCTGGGCAAGGGCGTGCGCAATGCCGTCGGCAACGTCAACACCACCATTGCCGCCGCACTGAAGGGCTTTGATGCCGCCGACCAGGAAGGCCTGGACCGCCGCCTGATCGACCTCGACGGCACCGAGAACAAGGGCCGCCTGGGCGCGAATGCGCTGCTCGGGGTCTCGATGGCCAACGCCCATGCGGTGGCCGCGTCGAAGAAGCAGGCGCTGTGGCAGTACCTGGCCCAGGGCCGCGATGTGACCCTGCCGGTGCCGATGATGAACATCATCAACGGCGGCGCGCATGCCGACAACAACGTCGACTTCCAGGAATTCATGGTGCTGCCGGTCGGCTTCACCTCGTTCTCCGAAGCGCTGCGCGCCGGCACCGAAATCTTCCATTCGCTGAAGTCAGTGCTGAAGGGCCACGGCCTGAGCACCGCGGTGGGCGACGAGGGCGGTTTCGCCCCGGACTTCCGCAGCAACGTCGAAGCCCTGGATACCATCCTGGAAGCGATCGGCAAGGCCGGTTACACCGCCGGTGAAGACGTGCTGCTGGGCCTGGACGTGGCCTCCAGCGAGTTCTACGAGAACGGCAAGTACAACCTGGTCGGCGAGAACAAGCGCCTGACCTCCGAGCAGTTCGTCGACTTCCTCGCCGACTGGGCCGCGCAGTACCCGATCATCACCATCGAAGACGGCCTGGCCGAGAACGACTGGGCCGGCTGGAAGCTGCTCACCGACCGCATCGGCAACAAGGTGCAGCTGGTCGGCGACGACCTGTTCGTGACCAACCCGAAGATCTTCAAGGAAGGCATCGAGTCGGGCACCGCCAACGCCATCCTGATCAAGGTCAACCAGATCGGCACCCTGACCGAGACTCTGGAAGCGATCGCCATGGCCCACAACGCCAACTACGCGGCCGTCGTCTCGCACCGTTCGGGTGAAACCGAAGACACCACCATTGCCGACATCGCCGTGGCCACCACCGCCACCCAGATCAAGACCGGCTCGCTGTGCCGCAGCGATCGCGTGGCCAAGTACAACCAGCTGCTGCGTATCGAGGAAGCTCTCGGTGCCGGCGCGCGTTACGCCGGGCGTGACGCGTTCGTCTCGCTGAAGCGCTGA
- the ftsB gene encoding cell division protein FtsB — protein sequence MRDWRWLLLVLAVLLAWLQYRFWFGPGNSGEVMVLEAQVESQKRDNEGLQQRNDALAAEVKDLKEGEAAIEERARSELGMIRPGEKFYRVVENAPVAAPHAPAVVHADTSGTAPEVP from the coding sequence ATGCGCGACTGGCGCTGGCTGCTGCTGGTGCTTGCGGTACTGCTGGCATGGCTGCAGTACCGCTTCTGGTTCGGCCCGGGCAATTCGGGTGAAGTGATGGTGCTCGAGGCCCAGGTTGAAAGCCAGAAACGCGACAACGAAGGCCTGCAGCAGCGCAATGACGCGCTCGCTGCCGAGGTCAAGGACCTCAAGGAAGGCGAGGCCGCCATTGAAGAGCGCGCGCGCAGCGAGCTCGGCATGATCCGGCCCGGCGAGAAGTTCTACCGCGTGGTCGAGAACGCGCCCGTTGCCGCGCCGCATGCGCCGGCCGTGGTCCATGCCGACACCAGCGGCACCGCACCGGAGGTGCCCTGA
- the ispD gene encoding 2-C-methyl-D-erythritol 4-phosphate cytidylyltransferase, producing the protein MMGGIWAVVPAAGRGTRFGGATPKQYLVAGDRVLLAHTLEALLSHPAVAGAMVVIAENDADWPGWSALADKPILTCTGGATRAESVLAGLQALPEDVRADEFVLVHDAARPNLAAADLGRLLEVGRNDPVGAILAAPVRDTLKRAGDDGGIDGTEPRARLWRALTPQLFRRHQLARALQEAAAAGVEITDEAMAMERQGLRPLLVEGNEDNFKVTTPSDLSRFEFELSRRGS; encoded by the coding sequence CTGATGGGCGGCATCTGGGCGGTGGTGCCGGCCGCCGGTCGTGGCACCCGTTTTGGCGGGGCCACACCCAAGCAGTATCTGGTCGCGGGCGACCGCGTGCTGCTGGCGCATACCCTGGAAGCGCTGCTGTCGCATCCGGCAGTAGCCGGGGCGATGGTGGTCATTGCCGAGAACGACGCGGACTGGCCCGGCTGGTCCGCGCTGGCGGACAAGCCGATCCTGACCTGTACGGGCGGTGCCACCCGTGCCGAATCGGTGCTGGCCGGGCTGCAGGCGCTGCCGGAGGACGTGCGCGCGGATGAGTTCGTGCTGGTGCACGACGCTGCACGCCCCAATCTGGCCGCAGCCGACCTCGGCCGGCTGCTGGAAGTGGGGCGCAATGATCCGGTCGGCGCGATTCTCGCGGCACCGGTGCGCGACACCCTCAAGCGCGCGGGCGACGATGGCGGCATCGACGGAACCGAGCCGCGTGCGCGCCTGTGGCGCGCGCTGACCCCGCAGTTGTTCCGCCGGCACCAGCTTGCGCGCGCGCTGCAGGAGGCCGCCGCCGCCGGGGTGGAGATCACCGACGAGGCGATGGCGATGGAGCGGCAGGGGCTGCGTCCGTTGCTGGTGGAAGGCAACGAAGACAACTTCAAGGTCACCACGCCGTCGGATCTGTCCCGTTTTGAGTTCGAGTTGTCGCGACGCGGATCGTGA
- the ispF gene encoding 2-C-methyl-D-erythritol 2,4-cyclodiphosphate synthase codes for MNTPAFPPVRIGQGYDVHAFGEGDHIMLGGVRVPHSQGVLAHSDGDVILHALCDAMLGALALGDIGQHFPPSDMRWKDADSSQFLQHCNSLLRDRGWQVGNADITVICERPKVGPHALAMRERIAGLLGNALDAISVKATTSEKLGFTGRSEGIAAQAVVLLVAL; via the coding sequence ATGAATACGCCTGCATTTCCCCCGGTCCGTATCGGCCAGGGTTACGACGTCCACGCCTTTGGCGAGGGCGACCACATCATGCTCGGCGGCGTGCGCGTGCCGCACAGCCAGGGCGTGCTGGCGCACAGCGACGGCGATGTGATTCTGCACGCGCTGTGCGATGCCATGCTCGGCGCGCTGGCGCTGGGTGACATCGGCCAGCACTTCCCGCCGTCGGACATGCGCTGGAAGGATGCCGACAGCAGCCAGTTCCTGCAGCACTGCAACAGCCTGCTGCGCGACCGCGGCTGGCAGGTCGGCAATGCCGACATCACCGTGATCTGCGAGCGGCCCAAGGTCGGCCCGCATGCGCTGGCCATGCGCGAGCGCATCGCCGGGTTGCTCGGCAATGCGCTGGACGCGATCAGCGTCAAGGCCACCACCTCCGAAAAGCTGGGCTTCACCGGTCGCAGCGAAGGCATCGCCGCCCAGGCCGTCGTGCTGCTGGTGGCGCTGTGA
- the truD gene encoding tRNA pseudouridine(13) synthase TruD yields the protein MIPLPLAFGAPLLTAKIRTVPEDFQVDELPAFEPSGEGEHLLLTVCKRGANTVHVAKQIARWAGLPEMGVSYAGMKDRHAVTTQRFSVHLPKRVAPDPALLNDAEIEVLESTWHNRKLQRGALAGNRFKLVLRDIQGDAGLIDARLAQIAVRGLPNWFGEQRFGRDGGNVPAALAMFQGRRMRKDQRSLLLSAARSALFNQVLAARVEQGNWDSALDGEVWMLDGSRSVFGPEAWSDALAERLARFDIHPSGPLWGEGELRSTGDAAALELGAISDEQSLQLRAGLEDARLKQERRALRLRPALMQHQWLQPDVLELSFALPPGCYATAVLHELGPVQDVGGVTSGD from the coding sequence GTGATTCCGTTGCCGTTGGCGTTTGGCGCGCCGCTGCTCACTGCGAAGATCCGCACCGTCCCCGAAGATTTCCAGGTCGATGAACTGCCGGCGTTCGAGCCGAGCGGCGAGGGCGAGCATCTGCTGCTGACCGTGTGCAAGCGCGGGGCCAACACCGTGCATGTAGCCAAGCAGATCGCGCGCTGGGCGGGCCTGCCGGAGATGGGCGTCAGCTATGCCGGCATGAAGGACCGCCACGCGGTGACGACACAGCGCTTCAGCGTGCACCTGCCCAAGCGGGTGGCACCGGATCCGGCGCTGCTCAACGATGCCGAGATCGAGGTGCTGGAATCGACCTGGCACAACCGCAAGCTGCAGCGCGGCGCGCTGGCCGGCAACCGTTTCAAGCTGGTGCTGCGTGACATACAGGGCGATGCCGGTCTGATCGACGCGCGTCTGGCGCAGATTGCCGTGCGCGGGCTGCCGAACTGGTTCGGTGAGCAGCGTTTCGGCCGCGACGGCGGCAACGTGCCCGCTGCGTTGGCGATGTTCCAGGGCCGGCGCATGCGCAAGGACCAGCGTTCATTGCTGTTGTCGGCTGCACGTTCGGCGCTGTTCAACCAGGTGTTGGCGGCGCGGGTGGAGCAGGGCAACTGGGACAGCGCGCTGGACGGCGAGGTCTGGATGCTGGACGGCAGTCGCAGCGTATTCGGCCCGGAAGCGTGGAGTGACGCGCTGGCCGAGCGCCTCGCGCGTTTCGATATCCACCCCAGCGGCCCGTTGTGGGGCGAGGGTGAGCTGCGCAGCACGGGCGATGCCGCCGCGCTGGAGCTGGGCGCGATCAGCGACGAGCAGTCGCTGCAGCTACGCGCCGGGCTGGAAGATGCGCGCCTGAAGCAGGAGCGGCGTGCGCTGCGCCTGCGCCCGGCGTTGATGCAGCACCAGTGGCTGCAGCCGGATGTGCTGGAACTGTCGTTCGCACTGCCGCCGGGGTGTTATGCCACTGCGGTGCTGCACGAGCTGGGCCCGGTGCAGGACGTAGGCGGCGTTACCTCGGGCGATTGA
- a CDS encoding Smr/MutS family protein: protein MSHSEDEDPAALFRAAIGEVKPLRKPVAAPPATPRPKPRARMAEQDDAEARGEFAQLLRSSSPLEAGDTASYRRENLPARMFQRLKRGQYSVQDELDLHGATAAQAENLLRQFLADAHAHDHGCVRIIHGKGLQSDGGAPVLKNLVDRLLRQRNDVLAFHSAPPGQGGTGAVLVLLANR from the coding sequence ATGTCACATTCTGAAGACGAAGATCCGGCTGCCCTGTTCCGCGCGGCCATTGGCGAAGTGAAGCCCCTGCGCAAGCCGGTGGCGGCTCCGCCGGCCACGCCGCGCCCCAAGCCGCGCGCGCGCATGGCTGAACAGGACGATGCCGAGGCCCGGGGCGAGTTCGCGCAGCTGCTGCGCAGCAGTTCACCGCTGGAGGCCGGCGACACCGCCAGCTACCGGCGCGAGAACCTGCCGGCGCGGATGTTCCAGCGGCTCAAGCGCGGGCAGTACTCGGTGCAGGACGAACTGGACCTGCACGGGGCGACCGCGGCGCAGGCCGAGAACCTGCTGCGCCAGTTCCTGGCCGATGCCCACGCGCATGACCATGGCTGCGTGCGCATCATTCATGGCAAAGGGCTGCAGTCCGATGGCGGTGCGCCGGTGTTGAAGAACCTGGTCGACCGGCTGCTGCGGCAGCGCAATGACGTGCTGGCGTTTCATTCGGCCCCGCCGGGGCAAGGCGGGACCGGGGCGGTGCTGGTGTTGTTGGCGAACCGGTGA
- the surE gene encoding 5'/3'-nucleotidase SurE, with the protein MRILVSNDDGVDAPGIRMLASVLRQAGHEVMVVAPDRDRSGASNSLTLDLPIRTKRIDHYTCAVAGTPTDCVHLALTGMLDYEPDIVVSGINNAANLGDDVIYSGTVSAAMEGRFLGLPAVAMSLVSHNHDPKHFETAARAAVEIVTRLKADPLPADTILNVNVPDLPWDEVKGFEVTRLGNRHRAEGCIPQRDPRGNEVFWIGPAGREQDSGPGTDFHAVRSGHISITPIQVDLTRYQALEKVASWVGGLTAALDRPA; encoded by the coding sequence ATGCGCATCCTGGTCAGCAACGACGACGGTGTCGATGCGCCGGGCATCCGGATGCTCGCCAGCGTGTTGCGCCAGGCCGGGCATGAAGTCATGGTGGTCGCCCCCGACCGCGACCGTTCCGGGGCCAGCAACTCGCTCACCCTGGATCTGCCGATCCGCACCAAGCGCATCGACCACTACACCTGCGCGGTCGCCGGCACCCCGACCGACTGCGTCCACCTGGCCCTGACCGGCATGCTCGACTACGAGCCGGACATCGTGGTGTCGGGCATCAACAACGCCGCCAACCTGGGCGACGACGTCATCTATTCCGGTACCGTGTCGGCGGCGATGGAAGGTCGCTTCCTCGGTCTGCCCGCGGTGGCCATGTCGCTGGTCTCGCACAACCACGACCCGAAGCACTTTGAAACCGCTGCCCGTGCCGCGGTGGAAATCGTGACCCGCCTGAAAGCCGACCCGCTGCCGGCCGACACCATCCTCAACGTCAACGTGCCGGATCTGCCGTGGGATGAGGTGAAGGGTTTCGAAGTCACCCGCCTGGGCAACCGTCACCGCGCCGAGGGCTGCATTCCGCAGCGCGACCCGCGCGGCAATGAAGTGTTCTGGATCGGCCCGGCCGGCCGTGAACAGGACTCAGGCCCCGGCACCGATTTCCACGCCGTGCGCAGCGGCCATATCTCGATCACTCCGATCCAGGTGGATCTGACCCGCTACCAGGCACTGGAGAAAGTGGCCAGCTGGGTCGGCGGGCTGACCGCCGCGCTGGACCGTCCGGCATGA
- a CDS encoding protein-L-isoaspartate(D-aspartate) O-methyltransferase: MSQRLRLQPEAVGIGMTSQRVRDRLVDRLRESGITDEATLNAIRVVPRHLFIDEALASRAYEDTALPIGHGQTISQPWVVARMTEAVLQTAPKKVLEVGTGSGYQAAVLGALGLEVYTVERIGDLLRQARKRFRALGMNIRSKHDDGRIGWAEHGPFDAIVVTAAAPALVDALIEQLAVGGRLVAPVGGPGAQSLIQLTRREDGSVAQEVLAPVTFVPLLSGMLD, from the coding sequence ATGAGCCAGCGTCTGCGCCTGCAACCGGAAGCGGTCGGCATCGGCATGACCTCGCAGCGTGTGCGCGACCGTCTGGTCGACCGCCTGCGCGAAAGTGGCATCACTGACGAAGCCACACTCAACGCCATCCGCGTGGTGCCGCGCCATCTGTTCATCGATGAAGCACTGGCCTCGCGTGCCTATGAAGACACCGCGCTGCCAATCGGCCACGGCCAGACCATCTCCCAGCCGTGGGTGGTCGCGCGCATGACCGAAGCGGTGCTGCAGACCGCGCCAAAGAAGGTGCTGGAAGTGGGCACCGGTTCGGGCTACCAGGCGGCTGTGCTGGGCGCGCTGGGCCTGGAGGTCTACACGGTGGAACGCATTGGCGACCTGCTGCGGCAGGCCCGCAAGCGTTTCCGCGCGTTGGGCATGAACATCCGCAGCAAGCATGACGACGGCCGTATCGGCTGGGCCGAACATGGCCCCTTCGATGCCATCGTGGTCACCGCGGCCGCGCCGGCGCTGGTCGACGCGCTGATCGAGCAGCTGGCGGTTGGCGGGCGACTGGTCGCCCCGGTCGGCGGGCCTGGCGCGCAGTCGCTGATCCAGCTGACCCGCCGCGAAGACGGCAGTGTGGCGCAGGAGGTATTGGCGCCGGTCACGTTCGTCCCCCTGCTGTCTGGCATGCTGGACTGA